The region ATATTTGAGACATTACTAATTGAACTTAGTAAGTTTTTCTTTTTCATAGCAATTTTTTCCCATCCTTGATGTTTTAAGGGTGGGTTTTGTGATTTTAGGAATTACTTGTTTTTAGTATAGTATTATGGAGCATCTTGTCTTACATTTAATATATTTACAGCCTGAAATAACTAAAATCAAGAATGCAAAATATATTAGAAGCGCATACTATTTCTAAAAAATTTGGAAATTTTACAGCGCTTAATCAAGTTTCTATAGAAGTTCCAAAAGGTAGTATTTTTGGTTTGTTAGGGCCAAATGGCGCAGGAAAAACCACATTAATCCGTATTATTAACCAAATTACTATGCCGGATTCGGGGCATGTAATTTTAGATGGAGAGCCTCTAAAAAACCATCATATAAAAGATATTGGGTACTTGCCAGAAGAGCGTGGTTTGTATAAATCTATGAAGGTAGGCGAGCAAGCTTTATATTTAGCACAGTTAAAAGGGTTAAGTAAAACAGAGGCTAAAAAAAGACTTCATTATTGGTTTGATCGTTTAGAGATTGGTCATTGGTGGAATAAGAAAATACAAGAACTTTCAAAGGGAATGGCACAAAAAATTCAGTTTGTTGTAACGGTATTACACGAACCAAAACTGCTTATTTTTGACGAACCCTTTTCAGGTTTCGACCCAATTAATGCCAATTTAATTAAAGACGAAATTTTACGTTTAAGAGATAATGGCGCTACTGTAATTTTTTCTACACACCGTATGGAATCTGTAGAGGAATTATGCGATCACATTGCTCTAATTAATAAATCTAATAAAATATTAGATGGTAAACTTACAGACGTTAAACGTAAGTTTAAAACACATGCTTACGAAGTTGGTGTAAAAACAGATCATATTTCGGCTTTACGAGCAGAAATTGCTCAGAAGTTTGAAGTATCTCCAGCACACTTTAAAACTATAGACGAACAATTAAAACTAAATGTGAAATTAGGAGTTAACGAAAAGGCAAACGATCTTTTACATTATTTAACAACTAAGGGGGAAGTTTCTCACTTTGTAGAACTCTTACCAAGTACTAACGATATCTTTATTAAAGCCATTCAGAACAATAGTTAAGCATGAATCATTTATCACTTATTATAAAAAGAGAGTATTTTACGAAAGTAAAAAATAAAGCCTTTATTGTAATGACTATTATTAGTCCTATCGTGCTTATTGCTCTTATTGCAACAGTGGCATATTTATCGCAAATAAGTAACAACAAGGTTAGGACTATAGCAATATTAGATGAATCCGGTTTAATAAAAAATACGTTTGTAGATACAGAGACAATAAAATATAAGTATTTAGAACATACAGATCTAGAAGCCGCTAAAGTTTTAGTAAAAGCGCAAGAAGATTACGGTTTACTCCATATTGAAAAAAGCCTAGATGTAAATTATTTAGAAAATCATGTGAAGTTTTATTCTGAAGATTCACCATCACTATCTGTGGTTACCAGTTTAGAAAACAAAGTTGAAAAATCACTTACCGATATTAAATTACAACAAGTAGGCGTAGATTTAGATAAAATAGAATCGGCAAAGATTGATGTAAGTATTGTACAAGAAAATTTTTCTGGCGAAAAAACCTCTAAAATAGAGAGTATTATAAAGCTAGCCTTTGGGGGTGCTGCAGGGTATTTATTATTTATGTTTATAATAATTTACGGAAACATGATAATGCGCAGTGTTATAGAAGAAAAAACAAGTCGTGTTATAGAGGTTATTATTTCTTCAGTTAAGCCAATGCAACTAATGTTAGGTAAAATAATAGGGACCTCGTTAGCCGGTATTACTCAAATTAGTATTTGGATTATTTTAGGCGGATTGCTTACGGCATTAGTTGGTTTTGTTTTTGGGATAGATATGAGTCAAACTCCGCAACAACAAGTAATTCAACAATCTATATTCGATCAACAATTAAATGGACAAATAGAAACAATCTTAACAGGTTTTTATCATTTACCTCTAACAAATTTAATACTAGCATTTGTACTCTTCTTTATCGCAGGATATTTATTATACAGTTCGCTATATGCAGCTATTGGAGCTGCTGTAGATAATGAAACAGATACGCAACAGTTTGTGTTCCCTATATTAATGCCTTTAATATTATCTGTATATATTGGTTTTTTTACAGTAATTGAAGATCCTCATGGAACAGTTTCTACTATCTTTTCTTTTATTCCATTAACATCACCAGTTGTAATGCTAATGCGTATTCCTTTTGGCGTTCCAATTTGGCAACAGCTTTTATCTTTATTACTTTTAATCGGGTCGTTTTTATGTGCCGTTTGGTTTGCTGCAAAAATATACCGTGTAGGTATATTAATGTATGGTAAAAAGCCAACATACAAAGAGCTTATTAAGTGGATTAAATATTAATAGATGAAGCAAGTTCAAGATTTTTTAAACTTTACGTTCTATTTAGGACAAGATATTTCTGTATCTGTAAAGGCTATTTTTGTTATAGTTTTAGTTCTTTTTGTAACATCTAGATTGTTAAAATTATTAAGCAAACTAGTAACAAGAAAGCTTCCTCAGGATGATAAAGTTAAGTTTGAGATGTTGTTTTCTTATGCCAGCTGGGTGGTATATTTAATAATATTATTAATAACATTTCACTCTATAGGTATAAATGTTACTGCAGTATTTGCAGCTTCCGCAGCCTTATTAATAGGTGTTGGTTTAGCTCTGCAAACTTTAATTCAGGATATTATTTCTGGTGTTTTTATAATTGTAGATCAATCTGTACATGTGGGAGATATTATTGAAGTAGATAATAAAATTGGACGGGTAGAAGAAATAAAATTAAGAACAACACGTGCAGTTACTTTAAATAATCGTGTAATTATTATTCCAAACCATATATTTTTAACAAGTAGTTTATATAACTGGACACAAAACGGTAAAGAAACTAAAGATAGTGTCACCGTAGGCGTTGCTTACGGTAGTGATGTGGCTTTGGTAGAAAAATTGCTCTTACAATCTGTAGATAATCATCCAGATATTCTAACATTTCCAGCCCCAAGAGTTTTGTTTATGGATTTTGGAGATAATGCTCTACTATTTAGAATCGCATTTACGGTACGCGATAGTTTTTTAGGAGAAGGACCTAGAAGTGATGTACGTTTTAAAATTGAAAAATTATTTAGAGCTCACAATATTTCAATCCCGTTTCCGCAGCGTGATTTACATGTCGTTTCTGCACCAGGATTAGATGTTAATCAGGCAAAGAAATAGAAAAAGATGTATTATATTAACGCCTAAACATTATCTAAAAAATAAGATATGCCAAAAATTTTAATTATTGAAGATGAAGCAGCCATTCGTAGAGTTTTGGTTAAAATCTTAGCTGAAGAAAATGATACCTATCATTTAGATGAAGCAGAAGATGGTTTAATTGGAATAGAAAAGATTAAAAAAGACGATTACGATTTGGTATTATGTGATATTAAAATGCCAAAAATGGATGGTGTCGAAGTTTTAGAAGCCGTAAAACTTATAAAACCAGAAACACCAATGGTAATGATTTCTGGGCATGGCGATTTAGATACAGCAGTGCAAACCATGCGTTTAGGAGCTTTCGACTATATCTCTAAACCTCCAGATTTAAATAGATTACTAAACACAGTTAGAAATGCACTTGATAAAAAAGAATTGGTTGTACAAAACAAAATTCTTAAAACTAAAGTAAGTAAAAATTACCAAATGATTGGTGAGAGCCCAGCCATTGCCAGCATTAAAGAAATTATTGAAAAGGTTGCGCCTACAGATGCTCGAGTACTAATTACAGGAGCTAATGGTACAGGGAAAGAATTGGTCGCACATTGGTTACATCAAAAAAGTGAACGTGCTAAAGGTGCTATGGTTGAAGTAAATTGTGCAGCAATACCAAGTGAGCTTATAGAAAGTGAATTGTTTGGTCATGTTAAAGGGGCATTTACAAGCGCAAATAAAGATCGAGCAGGTAAATTTGAAGCTGCTAATGGCGGAACCATTTTTTTAGACGAAATCGGAGATATGAGTTTGTCTGCACAAGCTAAAGTATTACGTGCCCTTCAAGAAAGTCGAGTGCAACGTGTAGGTAGTGATAAAGATATTAAGGTAGATGTGCGAGTAATTGCAGCCACAAATAAAGATTTAAAAAAAGAAATAGAAGCTGGTAGGTTTAGAGAAGATTTATATCACCGTCTTGCAGTTATTTTAATACAAGTGCCTGCTTTAAATGATAGACGTGATGATATTCCGTTATTAGTTAATTATTTTTCAGATAAAATTGCTAAAGAGCAAGGTAATGTTAAAAAAGAATTTTCAGAAGCTGCACTTCAATTGTTGAAATCTTATGATTGGTCAGGAAACATTAGAGAACTTAGAAATGTTGTAGAGCGCTTAATTATTTTAAGCGACGCAGTAGTCGAGGAAAATGATGTTAAACTATACGCTACTAAATAGTAATAAATAATAATTTTGTAAACTATAAAAAAAGCTCTAAGCCATATTGGCATAGAGTTTTTTTTATGCTTAATAATAGAGTATAAAGAGAACTGCTTTAACTAAAAAGTAAGTTACAGTCCCCAAAAAGTCTAAATTTTTTGTCAAAAATGCGATTAATAAAAAGCATTTTTGTTTTTTAGTAGTACAATAAGCCTAAAACCAATCATACGTTATGAAAGATATTGATATTAAAGACTACAAAATAGACTCTAAAATTGCTATTTCAGATTTAAAAACAAGGGTTAATTTACATGCTTCAGAAAAAAAAATCGAAAAAGAATTAGAGAAGGTTAGGATAAAATTAGGCGAGCTACAAAACACCATGTATGCGCATGGTAAATATGCTGTTTTAGCATGTTTTCAAGGTATGGATACTGCAGGGAAAGATAGTTTAATCCGTGAAGTATTTAAAGATTTTAATGTAAGAGGTGTAAACTGTCACAGTTTTAAATCTCCTACAGATTTAGAGTTAAAACACGATTATTTATGGCGCCACTATTTACGCTTACCGCCACGTGGTAAATTTGCTATTTTTAATAGAACACATTACGAGAATGTTTTGGTTACTCGTGTGCACCCAGCTTATATTTTAAATGAAAATATACCAACTATAAAAACAGTCTCAGATGTCAATGATGCATTCTGGAATAAGCGTTTTGAAGAGATTGTTAATTTTGAAAATCATATTACAACTAACGGAACTATAATATTTAAATTTTTCTTAAATCTATCTAAAGATGAGCAACGCGATAGATTAATCCGTAGGTTAGACAAAAAAAATAAAAACTGGAAATTTTCTCCAGACGATCTTAAAGAACGTGAATTGTGGGACGTTTACCAAAATTGTTACGAAGATGCTATAAATAGAACCGCTACCTCTAATGCGCCTTGGTATAATATTCCTGCAGACGATAAGCCTACCGCTCGACTAATTGTAGCAACAATTCTTTATAATACTCTTAAAACGTATACAGACATGAAGGAACCTGAGTTAGACCAAGAAACATACTCGAATATAAAAACGTATAAGTCACAACTAGAAAATGAATAAAATCAAACATTTTCTATATTAATAATTACAATACCCCTAAAAAAACATG is a window of Formosa sediminum DNA encoding:
- a CDS encoding ABC transporter ATP-binding protein, translated to MQNILEAHTISKKFGNFTALNQVSIEVPKGSIFGLLGPNGAGKTTLIRIINQITMPDSGHVILDGEPLKNHHIKDIGYLPEERGLYKSMKVGEQALYLAQLKGLSKTEAKKRLHYWFDRLEIGHWWNKKIQELSKGMAQKIQFVVTVLHEPKLLIFDEPFSGFDPINANLIKDEILRLRDNGATVIFSTHRMESVEELCDHIALINKSNKILDGKLTDVKRKFKTHAYEVGVKTDHISALRAEIAQKFEVSPAHFKTIDEQLKLNVKLGVNEKANDLLHYLTTKGEVSHFVELLPSTNDIFIKAIQNNS
- a CDS encoding ABC transporter permease; translation: MNHLSLIIKREYFTKVKNKAFIVMTIISPIVLIALIATVAYLSQISNNKVRTIAILDESGLIKNTFVDTETIKYKYLEHTDLEAAKVLVKAQEDYGLLHIEKSLDVNYLENHVKFYSEDSPSLSVVTSLENKVEKSLTDIKLQQVGVDLDKIESAKIDVSIVQENFSGEKTSKIESIIKLAFGGAAGYLLFMFIIIYGNMIMRSVIEEKTSRVIEVIISSVKPMQLMLGKIIGTSLAGITQISIWIILGGLLTALVGFVFGIDMSQTPQQQVIQQSIFDQQLNGQIETILTGFYHLPLTNLILAFVLFFIAGYLLYSSLYAAIGAAVDNETDTQQFVFPILMPLILSVYIGFFTVIEDPHGTVSTIFSFIPLTSPVVMLMRIPFGVPIWQQLLSLLLLIGSFLCAVWFAAKIYRVGILMYGKKPTYKELIKWIKY
- a CDS encoding mechanosensitive ion channel family protein, translating into MKQVQDFLNFTFYLGQDISVSVKAIFVIVLVLFVTSRLLKLLSKLVTRKLPQDDKVKFEMLFSYASWVVYLIILLITFHSIGINVTAVFAASAALLIGVGLALQTLIQDIISGVFIIVDQSVHVGDIIEVDNKIGRVEEIKLRTTRAVTLNNRVIIIPNHIFLTSSLYNWTQNGKETKDSVTVGVAYGSDVALVEKLLLQSVDNHPDILTFPAPRVLFMDFGDNALLFRIAFTVRDSFLGEGPRSDVRFKIEKLFRAHNISIPFPQRDLHVVSAPGLDVNQAKK
- a CDS encoding sigma-54-dependent transcriptional regulator → MPKILIIEDEAAIRRVLVKILAEENDTYHLDEAEDGLIGIEKIKKDDYDLVLCDIKMPKMDGVEVLEAVKLIKPETPMVMISGHGDLDTAVQTMRLGAFDYISKPPDLNRLLNTVRNALDKKELVVQNKILKTKVSKNYQMIGESPAIASIKEIIEKVAPTDARVLITGANGTGKELVAHWLHQKSERAKGAMVEVNCAAIPSELIESELFGHVKGAFTSANKDRAGKFEAANGGTIFLDEIGDMSLSAQAKVLRALQESRVQRVGSDKDIKVDVRVIAATNKDLKKEIEAGRFREDLYHRLAVILIQVPALNDRRDDIPLLVNYFSDKIAKEQGNVKKEFSEAALQLLKSYDWSGNIRELRNVVERLIILSDAVVEENDVKLYATK
- a CDS encoding PPK2 family polyphosphate kinase, yielding MKDIDIKDYKIDSKIAISDLKTRVNLHASEKKIEKELEKVRIKLGELQNTMYAHGKYAVLACFQGMDTAGKDSLIREVFKDFNVRGVNCHSFKSPTDLELKHDYLWRHYLRLPPRGKFAIFNRTHYENVLVTRVHPAYILNENIPTIKTVSDVNDAFWNKRFEEIVNFENHITTNGTIIFKFFLNLSKDEQRDRLIRRLDKKNKNWKFSPDDLKERELWDVYQNCYEDAINRTATSNAPWYNIPADDKPTARLIVATILYNTLKTYTDMKEPELDQETYSNIKTYKSQLENE